A region of the Nocardia asteroides genome:
AAATCGATCGAATTGGCACTTTGATCATGCCATTCCCGGCTGGATGCTGAGTGCATGACCGCACCAGTCCACCCACGGCCGCCACTGTCCCCGACGCCACGCAGCACACCGACCCGTTCGACCGACCGGGCCCGGACCGATCGCGCCGACTTGGACGCGGTGCTCGACGCCGGGTTGATCTGCCACCTCGGCGTGCTGCTCGGCGGCGCGCCGGTCGTGCTGCCGACCGCCTACGGCCGCGACGGCGACACGCTCTACCTGCACGGCTCGACCGGCGCGGGGAACATGCGCGCGGCACTCGCGAATGACATCTCGGTAGCCGTGACTCTGGTGGACGGCGTGGTCTACGCGCGTTCGGCCATGCATTTCTCCATGAATTACCGCTCCGCCGTCGTGCTCGGCCGTGCTCGCGCCGTGACCGACCCCGCCGAGCGCGTGCACGGGCTGCGCGTGATCGTCGAACACGCCGCGCCCGGCTCCTGGTCGCGCGTGCGCCCCCCGAACAAGAAAGAACTCGCCGCTACCGCGGTGCTCGCTCTCGACCTCACCGAGGCGTCGGTGAAGGTTCGCGAGGGCGGTCCCAAGGACGACGAGGCCGATATCGAGGTGGGCGGCGTCTGGGCGGGCGTCCTTCCTCTGCGCCCGGTGTGGGACGCTCCTGTCGACTCTCCGGATCTAACCCCAGGCATCCCTGTCCCCGCCGACGTCCTCCAGCGCGTCCACTCCTGAGCGCCCTCACCTACTGCGCGAACTCCGCATCGGCC
Encoded here:
- a CDS encoding pyridoxamine 5'-phosphate oxidase family protein, producing the protein MTAPVHPRPPLSPTPRSTPTRSTDRARTDRADLDAVLDAGLICHLGVLLGGAPVVLPTAYGRDGDTLYLHGSTGAGNMRAALANDISVAVTLVDGVVYARSAMHFSMNYRSAVVLGRARAVTDPAERVHGLRVIVEHAAPGSWSRVRPPNKKELAATAVLALDLTEASVKVREGGPKDDEADIEVGGVWAGVLPLRPVWDAPVDSPDLTPGIPVPADVLQRVHS